Below is a genomic region from Candidatus Thermoplasmatota archaeon.
GATCTTGGAGTTGGAGCCCAAAGCGGGCGCGACGCTGCTCGTGGGCGACCGCGTGTACCTCGGCCGCGACCCGGCGCAGCGCGACAAGATCGACCGCGTGCGAGGGCGCATCAAGCACGAGGAGATGACGCACTCGGCGCAATCGGAGCTTCGCTTCGTCCTCGAGGACATCGTGAAGAAGAACGAAGCCCGATTCGTCAAGTTCTTCAACGACGCCGGGCCCATCACCATGCGCATGCACACGCTTGAGCTCCTGCCGGGCCTTGGAAAGAAGCTCATGTGGGCCATCATCAACGAGCGCAAGAAGGGCCCCTTCCAGACCTTCGAGGACATGGCAAACCGCGTGAAGGCCCTCCACCAGCCGGCCAAGCTCATCGCCCACCGGATCGAGACCGAGGTCACCGACACGGCGCAAAAATACCATCTCTTCGCGCTGCCCTTCGTCGAGCGCGAGGGCTTCGGCCCGCCCGGACGGCGGTGAGATGTCCCCCACGCGCCCGACCGGCCGCCGGCCGGCGCGCGCGGCTCCTGCGGGTCGATCCGCCGACGAGCCGCGGCCTCGCACCTCGCTCGGGCAGCACTACCTCTTCGACCCCTCCATCCTCGATCGCATCGCCGGGCACGCCCTGCTGCGCGGCGACGAGACCGTGCTCGAGATCGGCCCCGGCCGCGGCACGCTCACGCGCGTGCTCGCGCGGCAGGCGCGCAAGGTCGTGGCCATCGAGATCGACGAGACGCTGGCCGACCTTCTTTCCTCCGAGGGGCTGCCGGCAAACGTGGAGATCGTGCACGGCGACGCCACGCGCATGCCGCTTCCGGACTTCGACAAGGTCGTCGCGAACCTTCCCTATCGCATCTCGAGCGAGATCACCTTCCGCCTGCTCGAGCGCCGCTTCGAGCTTGGGGTACTCCTCTACCAGCGCGAGTTCGCGCGCCGGCTCGTCGCCCGTCCGGGCACCTCCGAGTACTCGCGCCTCACGGTGAACGCATACTACCGCGCGAAGTGCGAGATCGTGGACCGCATCCCGCCGGGCGCGTTCCGCCCGCGCCCGCGCGTGCACGGCGCCGTCGTCCGCATCGTGCCGCGCGAGAAGCCGCCCTTTGCCGTCGACGACGAGCGCGTCTTCGACGCGCTCGTGCGGGCCTGCTTCTCCCAGCGGCGAAAGACCCTCCGCAACGGCGTGCTGTCG
It encodes:
- the rsmA gene encoding 16S rRNA (adenine(1518)-N(6)/adenine(1519)-N(6))-dimethyltransferase RsmA; this translates as MSPTRPTGRRPARAAPAGRSADEPRPRTSLGQHYLFDPSILDRIAGHALLRGDETVLEIGPGRGTLTRVLARQARKVVAIEIDETLADLLSSEGLPANVEIVHGDATRMPLPDFDKVVANLPYRISSEITFRLLERRFELGVLLYQREFARRLVARPGTSEYSRLTVNAYYRAKCEIVDRIPPGAFRPRPRVHGAVVRIVPREKPPFAVDDERVFDALVRACFSQRRKTLRNGVLSQWRLFAARREDVAAAVNDVPRSDERAEDKTPEELGQAANALARALAKGAA
- a CDS encoding DUF655 domain-containing protein, producing the protein MEEFAYILDYLPRGRPDNPRSKDPVAYAVGEQNFVILELEPKAGATLLVGDRVYLGRDPAQRDKIDRVRGRIKHEEMTHSAQSELRFVLEDIVKKNEARFVKFFNDAGPITMRMHTLELLPGLGKKLMWAIINERKKGPFQTFEDMANRVKALHQPAKLIAHRIETEVTDTAQKYHLFALPFVEREGFGPPGRR